Genomic DNA from Mycobacteroides chelonae CCUG 47445:
CCGAGGTGCTGGGGGTGTCACTGGTAACCAATCTCGCGGCCGGCATGACGGGAGAGTCCCTCAACCATGACGAGGTACTAGCCGCCGGGCGCGCGTCGGCCACCCGCATGGGACAACTTCTCAGCTCGGTGATTGGCCGGTTATGACCGTAGCGGCGCAGACGATCCAGGACTGGATCGACCATGACCCCGACCCCGAGACGGCAGCCGAGCTGCGCGCCTGCTCCGAGGAGGAGCTCGCGCAACGATTCTCGGAGCCATTGGTGTTCGGCACGGCGGGTCTGCGCGGCGCCGTCCGGGGCGGCCCGAACGGCATGAACCTGGCGGTGGTGTTGCGCACCACTTACGCACTGGCCAAGGTTCTCAAGGATCGGTGCCTCGGCGGCTCGACCGTGGTGGTGGGCCGCGATGCGCGACACGGATCCGAGCAGTTCGCACAGGGCGCGGCGGAAGTCCTTGCTGCCGAGGGGTTCAAGGTCGTGCTGCTCCCCCGCCCACTGCCCACTCCGGTGCTGGCGTTCGCGGTACGGCATCTGGATGCGGCAGCAGGCATCCAGATCACCGCATCCCACAACCCTCCCGCCGACAACGGCTACAAGGTGTACTGGTCAGGGGGTGCTCAGATCATCTCCCCAACCGATCGCGATATCGAATCAACAACAAAGGCAGCGCCTTTCGCAGATCAGATTCCCCGTACCCCCGTCACCCCCGCCGATGACACCTTGGTGGATGCCTACGTCCAGCGTGCCGCCACGGTGCGGCGGGGCTCCGGCAGTGTCCGCATCGCCCTCACCGCATTGCATGGAGTCGGCGGCGCCACCGCCATAGCCGTGCTGAATGCTGCGGGTATCAACGATATTCACGTGGTGGACGAGCAGTTCCAGCCGGATCCGGACTTTCCGACAGTCGCCTTTCCGAATCCCGAAGAGCCGGGAGCCGCTGACGCGGTACTGACCCGGGCCGCCGAGATCGATGCGGATCTGGCCGTCGCGCTGGACCCGGACGCCGACCGCTGCGCCATCGGAATTCCCACCACGACCGGTTGGCGCATGCTGTCCGGCGATGAAACCGGTTGGCTGCTTGGTGATTACATCCTCTCAACGCAGCCACCATCGCCCACTCCGCCAGTGGTCGCCAGCACTGTGGTCTCCTCCCGCATGCTCGCGCGCATCGCGGCATCACTCGGCGCGCGGCACGTGGAAACTCTCACCGGCTTCAAATGGCTTGTCCGAGCGGCAGATTTCGACCTGGTCTACGCGTACGAGGAAGCCATTGGGCATTGCGTGGATCCCGCCGCCGTTCGGGACAAGGACGGTATCTCCGCGGCGGTGCTCGCATGCGACCTCGTGACACATCTGCGTGAGCTCGGATCGAGCGTGGAGGAAAAGCTCGAGAACCTGGCGATCAGGCACGGTATCCATGTCACCTCGCAGGTCTCCCTGCGCATGGACTCCCTCGCCGACATCACGGCGATGATGACGCGCCTGCGGGCGAACCTGCCCACCGCGCTGTCCGGCTTCCCGATCACCGTCGAGGACCTACTGGAACGACGGGGTCAGCAGCGCACCGACGCGGTGATACTGTCCGGCGAAATCGGGGGGTCGTCCATTCGACTGGTGATCCGCCCCTCGGGCACTGAACCAAAGGTCAAGTGCTACATCGAAGTCCGCGAGCCGGTCATCACCGATGCGACCGTCGCGCGGATCTGGGCGGGCGTGGTGGTCTCCGAGCTGGAGGCGTACGCCCGCAACATCTAGCTCGGCCCGACTTATCTGGGACCGAACTGACGATCACCGGCGTCGCCCAGGCCCGGCACGATGTATGCGGCATCGTTCAGACCCTCGTCGATGGTGGCGGTGAATAACCGCGCGGATGTCGACGGGCCGTAGCGCGCAACGCCCTCCCGGACCGCCTCGACTCCCTGCGGTGCCGCGACCACACACAACATCGTGATGTCGGTGGCACCGCGGGAATGCAACAGATCGAGCGTATGGACCATCGAACCACCGGTGGCCAGCATCGGATCCAGGATGAACACCGGTTGTGTCGACAAGTCGGCCGGAAGAGATTCCAGATAGGGGGTGGGTTGCCAGGTCTGCTCGTCGCGCGCCATGCCGACGAACCCGACCCGCGCCTCGGGGATGAGGGCATGTGCCTGATCCACCATCCCCAACCCCGCACGCAGGACCGGGACCAGCAACGGCGGATTGGCCAAACGGAACCCCGTCGTCACCGCGACGGGTGTGTGCACCGCGGCGGACTCGACCGGTGCCGAGCGGGTCGCCTCATAGACCAGCATCAGGGTGAGATCCCGCAGCGCAGTGCGGAAGGCCGCGTTGTCCGTGCCCGCGTCGCGAAGGGTGGTCAACCGGGCCGCGGCCAGCGGGTGCTCGACTACGTGCACATGCATGCTCCAGACCCTAGAGCAGCAAGCTTCGATCCCGCCGATCCCAGAGGTGGGGGACATGTGATGGGCGTCACTTTCGGCACAGTACGGCTCTGCGCCTCCTTATCGTTCCTGGCAAAGCCAAGCCAGCTATGCTGAGCAGGTAATACAACGGGGTGGCCACGTTGCCAAAAAATCTTTCAAAAAGTTTGAGAAAGATGGAACCGAATCGCGACCACCCCCGTCGTATCCAAGTACAAGGCGAAAACTGCCCGAAAATAGGCGGTAGCCGAACCACCGGAGAGATGGAGGGGACATGGCAGACGGATTAGCAGCCGACACAGACATTCTGCGTGGCGTTGGCGGAGTCCAGTTGGGGATGGGCGGAACGCTCGCGGCGGTGGGCACCGCGGTCAGCATCTTTCCGGTCGCCGCGCTAGCGCCGATCTTCGGTCCGATTGGCGCGCACTACCTGGGCGCATTCGCCGCGACCTCCGCCAAGCAGGGGCTGGACGTCGGTCAGCTCGCCATGGGCGTCACCGAGTCCGGTGTCACCACCAATGTGGCGAGCAAGGGCTACGACGACGATGACGACAACATCGGTCAGAACATCAGCGCCACCGTCGAGGGAATCGAGGCGTAACCATGGTTGAGACAAGTCCAATCTCGCCCAGTCGTTTGTCCGAGGCTGTCAACACGGACTACCCGAGCTTCGAGAACAACCCCTTTTCCGCAGGGCTGATCGGGCCGGCCATGGACATGGCCGGCACCGTCGGTAACGGCCAGTTCAAAGAGGGCCAGGACCCCAGCAAGATGCTGGAGGGTGGCATGCAGGTCATGCAGCAGGTCATGCAGCAGGGCATGCAGGCGGGAAGCCAGCTCATCGGCACCTTCGCCGGTGCGGCGGCCCAGGCTCTGGGGCAGTTCGCCGGCATGGCCGGCCAGGCGCTCAGCAGCATGGCCACCCGCAGCGGCGCCATGGGCGCCAATGTCGGGCAGGCGTCGGAGTCCACCGGCCGGGCCAGCGCTCTGATCGGTGAAGCCCTCCAGGAGTTCCAGCACACGTCCGAGGCGTTGACACCATTGCTCTGGGTTCCGGGTGTTGCCGCAGAGTTGGCGGAAGCCGCCAGCCGATGCACAGCCCGAGTCGCCGAGCACACCGCACAGCTTGAAGGAGAGCTGGCCGGACAGGCCGGCGAACTAACCGGCATGGCTGGTGCCGATATGGGCAACCCCTCCACCCCCGCGTCCGGGAGCGTCCAGCCCGCGATGTCGGCCATGCAGGGCGGCCTCCAGGCCGGAACTCAGGCGATGTCCGGCGTCGCGAGCGGCGTCACCCAGACCATGAGCTCGATGGGTCAGGGCCTCGGCCAGATCCCGCAGGCCCTGAGCGGAATGCTCGGTGGCGGCGGCAGCGGTTCTGCCAGTGCGCTGGCCGGTGGCTCCAACATGAGCGGTATCGCCGCCGGTGCCCTGGCCAATCCCTTCGGTGCGAGTGGCGGCCACGCCTCCTCCACCGCCGGTGGAACCAGCAGCGGATTGGGGAGTTCTAACGCCAATGCGGCCAAGATGCTGCTTGACCCGCGCAGCATGGGCAAGGGCGCGCAGCTGTTCCTGCCCGACGGCAGCACCAGTCAGGCCCCGAACGCCGCCGCGGCCGAAGCCGTGCGCAAGGCGCTCAGCCAGGTTGGCGTGCCCTACGAGTGGGGTGGTACCAAGCCTGGCGTCGGCCTGGACTGCAGTGGCTTGACCCAGTGGGCCTACGGCGAGTCCGGCGTCGACATCCCCCGCCTCGCGCAGGAGCAGGGTGTGGGTGTCCGAGTCGATCAGGGATCTGTCATGCCGGGTGACCTCGCGGTGTGGGATGGCCACGTCGCCATGGTGATCGGCAACGGCATGATGGTCGAGGCCGGTGACCCGGTGCAGATCTCCCCGATCCGCACCACCAACGCCGGGCAGGGATTCCATGGATTCTACCGACCCACTTCCTAGCTCAGGAGTGCCGCGGCCCGAGCCGCGTGCGAGCATCGATATGACCAATCGTGCTCGCACGCTGCGGGTCAAAGTCTCAGAATTCGGGCTGCCGCTTGAGGTTCACATCGAACCCGACATGCTCAGTCGCGGCGCGTCGGCACTCGCACAGGAGATCAAGAACCTGTGCGAACTCGGTGCTGCGCGCTGCGGCGCAGCACGGCGCGAGGAGCTTGCCGAGACCGGCATCCCCGACTATCTCCTGGACAAGATCGGCCTGGCGACACCTGCCCAGGTCGCCGACTTGGAATTGCGCCAATCCGAAGAGCAGATGGAACGGAGATCCTGATGACGGAGCCAGACCTCAACTTCTTCAAGGCGCTCGAACAGCAGTATCAGGAGACCATGACGAGGGCCCGCGCCGGCGGCCACATCCTGAACAGTGCTGTCGAAGAGCTCAAAGACCTTCGCGGATGGGCACGTTCGGCGCAGGGCCATGTGGAGGCGGAAGCCAACGGCAACGGCGCGCTGACCAACCTCCGACTCGACGACTCGGTCACCAAACTGTCTCCCAAGATCGTCGGGCAGATCGTGGTGGCCACTGCCGCTGCGGCCGCGGGTCAGGCTTTCGATCACCGTGAACGCGTGCTAGCACAGCTCTTGGTGGACCTGAAGAATCCGCAGCCGTAACCGTTTCGGGCTACAGACCCGCGCGGTCTCGCTGTGAATCGGTCAGGAAGACCGTATTTTTGGCGTCCCGCCAGTCTTGGCTGAGCCGTCCGTCGCGATAGGCGTACGGCCTCAGCCCGGCGGGCTGCAGCAGGGACACCACCTCGTCCGACGGCGTCTCGATGATCATCACCGGGCGTGACGCGGCGATCGTGGCCAGCCCACCACGAATGACCGCGGCCTCCAGACCCTGCACATCGATCTTGATCACCTGAGGATCCAGGCCAAAGTCGTCCAGCCGCCGAACCTGTACGGGATGGCGCTCGATCGTCAGTTTGGATGCGTCGAACCCCGCCAGGGTGTCCGGGTTAAGCCAGCCGCGCGCCTCCTTCTCATCGAGGGAGGCCAGACCGTCGTAGACGAAGTTCCGATACCGGGGAATGAACAGATCGAAGGTACCGTCCGCGTCGGAGAGTCCGCAGGCGTGCACGGTTACGGTCTTGCTTTCATATCGGCGTCTAAGTCGCTGAGCTAGAACGGCATTGGGCTCGAAACTAACGATCCGTTCCGGCGCCGCCGTGCGCTGCAGCGCACAGATGCTCTGCCCCCAGTTGCCACCGATATCCACCGCCTCCGCGATGGGTCCCAAGCGGCCCAGCAGGTGGAATTCGGGATCGATGCGCCACCCGAACAGTCGAGTGCCCATGTTGTACGCACCGAACTTGAGCGGCCGCAGAAACGGCAGATAGGTTTGCGCCATTCTCAGCGCCGGCATGCTCACGTGGGCACATTAGCCGAAAGGCGAAGGCGGATCTGCGCCAAGGAATCACGAGTCCCCGACCTGATGAGGCGCCGGGGTTCACCGTCACACCTACCGACCCCTCATATGTGCACCGGTAGGTGCTCGCGGCGACCAAAAAATGCACGTCTGTGACCGGCCGAACAGCCGCCACACAGGGCGCATCCACGCTGCGGGCGCGGCCCGAAGAGACAGGGTCCGCACTTAGCCCGCCGATCGCGGGAGCCAGCAGAAAATATCGCGTCTGACCTGCCCAGCGCAACCTTTTCGGAATACTCGCGGCCCTGTTCCACACCGAGCGCTGATCGATCACCGGCACGTGCTCCGCTGATAACATCCGGAGGTGGCACGCGAGTGGCTTCTACTGGAAACACTCGGCGACGAGCCCACCGTCATCGCCTCCGGCAGTCAGCCGCGGAACATGATTCCGCTCAGCGCGTTCCTGCGCCGTAATCGAAATCTCGGTCTGATTCGCCGCGTCATCACCGCGGCGACAAAGGCAAACAAGGCCGCGAGCATCGGGCCGCCCGATTCCGATTCGGTGATCGACATCCGGCCGATCGCCATGCCCGACGGCCGCGTGCACGGGGTCTGGCTATGGACGGGAGCAGCACCGCCCTCATCCGATCCCCCGCGCGAGGGCGGTGCGGTGGTCCTCAACGCCGATACCGGCGCCCTCCACATCAGTGACGGTGCCGCCCTGGCCATGGGAATGGCTGCCACCGAGCCGCATGCCCGCATCAGCATGCCCGAGCTCTATCGCTACCTGGCGCCCAATCCGGGCGAAACAGATGTGCTGGGGCTCATCGTGACGGCGACCGAAGGCATGACCTACAGCGCCACCTGGCCCGGTGTGGACAGCGAGGGCAATCCCACCCTGTGCCATTTCGCCAGCCGATTGGTTCTGGAAACCAATCGGCAGGGCGTCCCCGAGCGTCTGGGACGCGCGATCAACCTGCGAGTCGGCCAGCCGGCACCGCCGGTCCCGCTGCTGGAACAGCAGATCCTCGAGGCCACCGCCGAACCCGGCATGTATCGCGCGTTGGTCATGATTGCTTCGAGGAAATTGATCAAGTGGATCGATCCTCCTGCCCCGGAATGGCATTGGGAATTCGACCCGTTGGGTCGCCCCAAGATTCACCCGGACGACCAGGTGAATCTGAACTTCATGATCGATAACGCCGTGTTTGGTGCGACCGAGGCGGTAATCCGGTTCCGCTGCCACGACGACAGCTGGGAACCGCTGCACTGCTCAACCCAACTAGTACGGCTCAACGAGAATGCGACCGTCGCACTCATCACCCATCGGCGCCGGTAGCGAGGCCGGACGCACGCACCGGATCTTCGCTCAAAAATTGCTAACATCCCGGCATGGCCGGCGATTGGATGCTGCTAGAGACCCTGAGTGAGGTGCCCACGGTCATAGCTATCGGATTGCAGGCCCGCAATATGACTCGGCTCGAATCGGTGCTGGGCCGCAACCGGCACCGCCCATTGATCGAGGCGGCGATCGCCGAATGCCGTCGCACGGGTGATCCCGCAGAGGCCCTCACTCCGGCTCGGGATCGCATCGTGCGCGTACACCCGATAGCGATGGGACAGGTGCATGTTCACGGCGTCCAGGTGTGGTTTGGACCGGCAGACCTCGAGCCGCCGCCGCGCCCTGTTGCGGGAGCATGCCTGGGCGATCTGGACACCTCGGTCACAACGCTCACCGAGGGGTACTTCGACGTGATGGGTGTCGACCCACAGAACAGATCCGAGAAACAAGCCATTGCCGAAGGCCTTGCCCCCGTCTTGCCGAGTCCGCACAACATCGAGTTGATGGCCAACGCCGTGAACCCCGAACTCGAGTCGA
This window encodes:
- a CDS encoding C40 family peptidase; translation: MVETSPISPSRLSEAVNTDYPSFENNPFSAGLIGPAMDMAGTVGNGQFKEGQDPSKMLEGGMQVMQQVMQQGMQAGSQLIGTFAGAAAQALGQFAGMAGQALSSMATRSGAMGANVGQASESTGRASALIGEALQEFQHTSEALTPLLWVPGVAAELAEAASRCTARVAEHTAQLEGELAGQAGELTGMAGADMGNPSTPASGSVQPAMSAMQGGLQAGTQAMSGVASGVTQTMSSMGQGLGQIPQALSGMLGGGGSGSASALAGGSNMSGIAAGALANPFGASGGHASSTAGGTSSGLGSSNANAAKMLLDPRSMGKGAQLFLPDGSTSQAPNAAAAEAVRKALSQVGVPYEWGGTKPGVGLDCSGLTQWAYGESGVDIPRLAQEQGVGVRVDQGSVMPGDLAVWDGHVAMVIGNGMMVEAGDPVQISPIRTTNAGQGFHGFYRPTS
- a CDS encoding FkbM family methyltransferase, translating into MPALRMAQTYLPFLRPLKFGAYNMGTRLFGWRIDPEFHLLGRLGPIAEAVDIGGNWGQSICALQRTAAPERIVSFEPNAVLAQRLRRRYESKTVTVHACGLSDADGTFDLFIPRYRNFVYDGLASLDEKEARGWLNPDTLAGFDASKLTIERHPVQVRRLDDFGLDPQVIKIDVQGLEAAVIRGGLATIAASRPVMIIETPSDEVVSLLQPAGLRPYAYRDGRLSQDWRDAKNTVFLTDSQRDRAGL
- the upp gene encoding uracil phosphoribosyltransferase, with translation MHVHVVEHPLAAARLTTLRDAGTDNAAFRTALRDLTLMLVYEATRSAPVESAAVHTPVAVTTGFRLANPPLLVPVLRAGLGMVDQAHALIPEARVGFVGMARDEQTWQPTPYLESLPADLSTQPVFILDPMLATGGSMVHTLDLLHSRGATDITMLCVVAAPQGVEAVREGVARYGPSTSARLFTATIDEGLNDAAYIVPGLGDAGDRQFGPR
- a CDS encoding phospho-sugar mutase, which codes for MTVAAQTIQDWIDHDPDPETAAELRACSEEELAQRFSEPLVFGTAGLRGAVRGGPNGMNLAVVLRTTYALAKVLKDRCLGGSTVVVGRDARHGSEQFAQGAAEVLAAEGFKVVLLPRPLPTPVLAFAVRHLDAAAGIQITASHNPPADNGYKVYWSGGAQIISPTDRDIESTTKAAPFADQIPRTPVTPADDTLVDAYVQRAATVRRGSGSVRIALTALHGVGGATAIAVLNAAGINDIHVVDEQFQPDPDFPTVAFPNPEEPGAADAVLTRAAEIDADLAVALDPDADRCAIGIPTTTGWRMLSGDETGWLLGDYILSTQPPSPTPPVVASTVVSSRMLARIAASLGARHVETLTGFKWLVRAADFDLVYAYEEAIGHCVDPAAVRDKDGISAAVLACDLVTHLRELGSSVEEKLENLAIRHGIHVTSQVSLRMDSLADITAMMTRLRANLPTALSGFPITVEDLLERRGQQRTDAVILSGEIGGSSIRLVIRPSGTEPKVKCYIEVREPVITDATVARIWAGVVVSELEAYARNI
- a CDS encoding GAF domain-containing protein; translated protein: MAREWLLLETLGDEPTVIASGSQPRNMIPLSAFLRRNRNLGLIRRVITAATKANKAASIGPPDSDSVIDIRPIAMPDGRVHGVWLWTGAAPPSSDPPREGGAVVLNADTGALHISDGAALAMGMAATEPHARISMPELYRYLAPNPGETDVLGLIVTATEGMTYSATWPGVDSEGNPTLCHFASRLVLETNRQGVPERLGRAINLRVGQPAPPVPLLEQQILEATAEPGMYRALVMIASRKLIKWIDPPAPEWHWEFDPLGRPKIHPDDQVNLNFMIDNAVFGATEAVIRFRCHDDSWEPLHCSTQLVRLNENATVALITHRRR
- a CDS encoding YbaB/EbfC family nucleoid-associated protein, producing the protein MTEPDLNFFKALEQQYQETMTRARAGGHILNSAVEELKDLRGWARSAQGHVEAEANGNGALTNLRLDDSVTKLSPKIVGQIVVATAAAAAGQAFDHRERVLAQLLVDLKNPQP